tccggactgcgtAAGAGAAATGATAGCTTAGAAatcaaacagaaaacagcaaaaattagtaaataaattttaacaacagAATTTAGAAAATATAGTTTATTTTACAGTACATGCTCGTTTTAGAAAATACATGGTAATGGACGATAAAAGAGTGATGAGTCAACAGTGCTGAAGTTGGTATGCGAGATGGCGACGGGTCGTTTATGTAAACATACAACTCTCTTACGGACAACTATGCGGAGAAAAACGACGAATTCTGATGGGCGTCACGCCTACCCGTGGTAAGGCGCGGGACCGTGCGCGGGTGCCGGGTACGAGTATGCGTGGGCGGCGGGAGCGGGGGCGACCGAAACAGCTGCGGGGGCGGCGTGCACCGGAGCGTGGGCGGCAGGGGCAGCATAAACAGCGGCGTGGGCGACGGGGGCTGGGGCGGGGGCGGCGTACACCGGCGCGTGGGCGGCGGGGGCAGCATAAACTGCGGCGTGGGCGACGGGGGCTGGAGCCGGGGCAGGGGCGGCGTACACCGGCGCGTGGGCGGCGGGTGCCGGAGCGGGGGCGGCCACGACCACGGCCCTGGGCGGCGCCGGCGTCGGGTGTCCGACGCGCTTCACGACCGCCTGGAAGCCGTTGTGGTCGTCGGCCGTGTACTCGACGATGCGGGTCGTGCCGTCGGCGTCGATGAGGCTGTAGGCGCCGGTCACGCGGTCGCCGTCGCGGTGCTCGAACTGCGTCTTGGCGTCGCCCGTGTGCGAGTCGGCCACGGCGTAGTCGAACCTGTAGCTGGGCGGCGCGTAGTGGTCGTAGGCGACGAGGTGGGCCGGCGCCGGCGCTGGAGCCGCAGGGAGGTGGGGCGGCGCTACGAGCCCGGCGTGGGCGGCGGCCAGCAGGCAGGCGAGGACGGCGACACTCTGCATCTCGGGCGACTGCTGCAGCTGTCCTGGCAACGGGGGAGGTGGGTGTGGTGTGGCTCTGTGGTCGCTGCTCCCGCTTAAGTACGTGTCTAACGTCCGGCAGAGCCGGGAGAAAGTATTTCGGCGTCGCGTAACCTTCGTCCTTGGCGGCATTGCTGTAGGAGAGTGTAGAGGTCGCAAGGTGATTGTACCGGAGATCTCAAGGAAGGCCACCAACGTGCGATGTAGTAGCAATTTCCTAATCGTCACCTGACTTGAGAATGACAAAGGAATCACACAGAATTAAATTACAGCAAAGCACTAACTTACACGGACGTTAACAACCGCCATTCCAGGTAACTCTTGTAAATGTGACCCTCTTGTGAGCCAGCTCATGACATGTTAGTACAACTATTGTCTCCTACAGAACCTTTTTAAGAAGTACTGGTCAGCACAATAGTAGACAGACGTTGTAACTCTGTAAATTTATGGTGCGATATGAGAACATACTTACGAATATTTAAGCTTATGTTATACGGATATTCTAGAACATGTCAGTGTGCAGTAATTGAATGTTAATAACGATAATCGCAGCGGGAGACTTGTGAAATATATGTTCATTTCCATAAACAAAATTTCGATCCTTTTCAGCCACGTCTTCCGTCGAGGCATTCATAAGTTACATATTTATTTTCGTAACGTGATCTTCGGAACAGACTTGCGGCAGGATGAGCGATACTGCTGTTACTACTACTATCAATTAAAATAGTTTCGCCCTCCTTGGTACTGTGTAACTTCGGAAACGAAATCTTTTAAATAGAGGAGAAACTCAAAAATGCAATAGTTAGACAGTTACTGTAGTATTCAAGCTGTATAATTTTGAGATTCAGAATGCTGTAAATTGCAACCTGTGTTCCATAATTGTGTACGACAGTGTTCAAACTGTAGTCGAAAAAGGAAGTGTAAGTAGAAATTTTAATTGTGTGAAGTAATCATCTATAGTTCATGGTGATTTTTGTTTTACGGCCATCAGGTCTTGGTCCAAGACGTAATTCTCTGCCTATCGTTTCGTCTTCCAACGCTGGTGATATCTTCACAGGATTTAACTACTTAAAAAGCAGTTAAAGTCTCAAATAAGCGCAACATACCGAACTGTTTACACGTATCCACGCAGCGGTCGGTTCGTGACGTCGTCAGATCGCTATCTAACATCGCGGAATTACGTCGACGTATTGCGTGGAGCTTGTAATGGGCAAAATTTGgggctgtttgttttatttagcactaacaagggaacctccccatcgcacccccctcagatttagttataagttgcacagtggataggccttgaaaaactgaacacatatcaatcaagaaaacaggaagaagttgtgtagaactatgaaaaaataagcaaaatatataaactgagtagtccatgtgcaacatatgcaacatcaaggaggatgTGAGCCCAGGagagccgtggccccgtggttagcgcgagAAGCTGTGGAACCAGAGGTCCTCAGTTCAAGGCTGCCCTCGagtgagaaaaatttaatttttcttttttcagacaattattatctgtccgttcgttatgttttcatcacttttttgggagtgattatcacatccacaagaaatcctaaatcgggcaaggtagaagaatctttttacccattcgacaacatattcctgtcatgtgacgcacatgccgttaccagtgtcgtatataatatatcagacgtgttttcctgtggaggaatcggttgacctatgaccttgcgatcaaatgttttcggttcccattggagaggcacgtcctttcgaccactaatcgcacggttttgcggtgcggtcgcaaaacacagacactaaacttattactgtgaacagagacgtcaatgaacgaacgggcagatcataactttgcgaaaataaataaagtaaagatgtcactcgagggaagacttgaacccaggacctcttgttccgcagctgctcacactaaccacgggaccaggcgTTCCCGTGCGCAgattgtccttaatgttgcctatcttgcgcaagggctactcagtttgtatattttgcttattttttccatagttccacacaacttcttcctgttttctcgattgatctgtgttccgtttttcaaggcctatccactgtgccaacttataactaaatctgagggggctgcgatggggaggttcccttgtaaggtccaCAATTTGTCTTATTTCAATCCTTCTTCTCTTCCGCTAAAGTTGATTTTGTCCTATTGAATTTCTttggcctctctgtacatcctaCCATACCAATCATTAGTTCTTGAAAAGCCACAGTATGTTTTTGTATTTCCTGTGTACACTGACAaggacaaggaattttatatactcgTGCTGTTGCATATCTTCAAAGATGCATACACCTTTCTTCTTGGTTTAAAGCATTCACAGTAATTACAAAATGGAGCGTTAACACCCGACTTAAGGAGCACAAAAGCAATTGTCGTCTGCGGAATACGGATaaatcaaggactgtgcggctggtcccggcggaggttcgagtcctccctcgggcatgggtgtgtgtgtttgtccttaggataatttaggttaagtagtgtgtaagcttagggactgatgaccttagcagttaagtcccataagatctgacacacatttgaacatttttgataaatcGACAGTAGCAGATCACGCAGTGGAAAGTTCTACTAAGCGTTCAGTTTCTCGACGATAGAAATCTGCTCTTCGGTCACTCAGCCATTGGAGAACCGCTGTGTGGGCGTCCTCATCGGTGGAAAACCTCTGTACTCCGTGACTGCTGCGAATCATTTCCTCGACTGTCTAGGCATTGTCGCCTGTGGTCGATGTCAATGGTCTTACTTGCCGCTCTGCATCACCGACGTCCTCGCGGTGTTCGTCAAattattggcaccatttcacttCGGCTGCACGCACTATTGCGTTTGAGCTACAGCGTGACTTTTTCCAGTGTACAAACTCCAGAAATTGATCGAtaggaggatacggaacaaaaaaatctaatgaacttacttccggaaatgcattgtttccatgATAGAAACCATTTATTGAATCACACTTTGTTTCACACACTGCGGTGTAACACGCGCTGTACCTTGCACCCAGACTtagagtatgcatggtttcctcccccAGGGTGGTACT
This genomic stretch from Schistocerca cancellata isolate TAMUIC-IGC-003103 chromosome 2, iqSchCanc2.1, whole genome shotgun sequence harbors:
- the LOC126151494 gene encoding cuticle protein 19.8-like: MPPRTKVTRRRNTFSRLCRTLDTYLSGSSDHRATPHPPPPLPGQLQQSPEMQSVAVLACLLAAAHAGLVAPPHLPAAPAPAPAHLVAYDHYAPPSYRFDYAVADSHTGDAKTQFEHRDGDRVTGAYSLIDADGTTRIVEYTADDHNGFQAVVKRVGHPTPAPPRAVVVAAPAPAPAAHAPVYAAPAPAPAPVAHAAVYAAPAAHAPVYAAPAPAPVAHAAVYAAPAAHAPVHAAPAAVSVAPAPAAHAYSYPAPAHGPAPYHG